The region AACAAACAGAGATGCAAGGTGAGGCTGGCATTTGTGGACTCAGGGATGTCTTTTGAGGGATGCTGGGCTCACCTCGGTCACTTCCCCATGTTAGAGGAGTGCCTCTTCTGTATTCTGTTCCTTATCATTGCAGACTATGTCAAGCTTGCTTTTACTCAAAAGAGGGGTTGTCTTCACCAGTCCCCAAAAAGTGGCTTAAGAGGAGTGATTCCCATGAATAACCAATAACAGCTACTATTGTTTACATGGTCCTCAATGACCCAGAAAATCCTGTTTAAACTTAATCAATAGGGAAGCATATGAATTGCAAACCATTAAACTACAGCTGGTTGTCTTTTGGCCACATAACACCacatctgttaattttctgtcctttatTTAGACCCATTTCTGGAATTCATACTTAAGTTTCCTTGAGCATAACACTTTTTGTAAACAGCTACAAGATGTACTTAGAATTAACTTTCAAAATGAGAAACCTATAGGCTTAGCGGGTGCGGACTTCACTAAACGCCACTGTAAttgtatttgatattttcttcCCATGACTAAAACTTCAATGAAACTCTTCTTGAAAATGACAAGATGGGAAAATGCCTTCAAGGCCAGCAGTCGTGTTGTGCGTTGTCGCAGGAAAGAGACTGACAGTCACTAGGCACTCCTGATTTTATTGGATTCACTGTTTGGTTCCTTTCCTATGAACATAGTCTCTGCAACTTCATTAGACAGACGCATATAAAAGGTAATGACTTATTTCTTGGATATGGGAAGTAGTCATTAAATATGGGTGCATTTATACACTTCATGCCTAAAACATCGTATTGAATTTAGTCATAATTTGTAATTGCACCCACAGGGAAAGAACAAAACGCACTTACCATCCTCTTATCTGGTGGATTAATGTTAACAGTATAGTCAGGAACCAGCACATAAGGGACTGAAACTCTTACATTCCAAGTCCGACAGTGGTCACAGTGCCACCCAAGACGGGCGTGTGAGAAGCCCTTCAGAAGTGAGCCATACTTTATGATTGCATAATTCCCGCACAGTTCtattaaatgtatttctttcattTCCGAGAATGGTGGCACGCATGGGGTGGGGTGTGATTGGGTGCTGCAGAACCAAGCCTGTTTTGGTGCGGAAAGAAACGGGAGACTGCCCATATTTGATGATCACCTGTCTTTATCCTAGATTTGATTGTGATTAGTGTGGGTTTCTTTCAAAAATCCAAGTTTCAGGCACACTTAGTGAGAATCTGGCAGGCTTTTCAGCTAGTCTCAAAGACTGTTCCATTTAGTTTCATGTTGTCTTAAGGAGAATGCATAAGATAACTTCCACCAAAACTTGTTAGATAAATTCAGACGTTTTGGTTTTCCGTGTGGTGGCTTTTCATCTCAGGATTGCTGAGTTAAGTGTATCAGTGAATTCGCCACTTGACTGAATAAGCTTCTACCTTACACTCAAGCTAAGCAAGCTGAATGATGCTTGTGTTATAGGAGAACTGGCTTACATCCTTTGATAACTAATTGCTAAAATACAGTCAGTGTTTGTCATATGTCTTTATGTGTTGGCAAGTGATCACATAACCCCACCTGATGAACTTCATGATGCCACAGTGACACTGACTAGATACTTCCAAATtcattccttctctgcttctatgCTGCTCACTCCCTCCTTGCTTCTTAGTATAGCAAATATTCATGGAATAAGTGACATTGCTGTTTCATAGACCTCTTGTGCTATTTCCTAGGTTTTGAACACTGCAGGATACTCGTGAAGATGGGGCCCCTCCTTGGTGGGCCACGTGTGTTGAGTCAGTGCATACTCACAGTTTTTCCCTCTTCTGTCTTTAAAGGAAGGCTGCAAGgggaacccccccccaaaaggaGCACAGCTTACCTTCTAAAAGATATATTGAGGATAAAATGGGAACTGGTGGATCTGGAGGGAATGGAATGAGATTCATCTGGATTCAGCTACAGTGTAATAGTCACCGTGTCCACTTAACTTTTACGACTTGGCGTTCTTAGTTGGGATACATCATTGCTGACTGTGCAGTTCACACACGTGTCTACTTTGCTTGGTGCCGTTTCCCAGACCTTGTTGCCTGGTTCTGTACCTTCCAGTGACTGGTCTGGATGCCCCAAACCTGCTGACTGACCATGTTTGACTTGCCTTTAAACTTGCTAATTATAATCTTCAGAACCCATGAAGAATCTGGGTACCGTTCTAAGATGTGTTTGCTGTGCGTGTCAGTCCCCGGGAGTGCTCAGCTGTGTGTGCTTCTGCTGTGACTGGTGACTGTCGGTGCTCAAGGGCCACATTCAGGGATCACGTTCTGGCACATTTGCTGTAATGTCACTTAGCACTAGTGCTAAAGGTACAGGTTTtagtctcttttattttattccttggaACTTGGATAAAATATCAGTACAAACTATCAGTCATACTTCTAGTTATACAGCCCACTTAAGTTCTCTTCAATTTGTATATCAGGtcactatattttaaataaaactttattttcagaCTTGCAGAGACAACAGGTACAAGTAAATTTGGGTAAGGAGGTTATGTAAAAGTAGAACACATATACAGGACCTAGCAGCTGATGGATAGGATGTGAGGAAGAGTAGAATCCCACCTTCTGTCTCCTTCTATGATGAAGCAGGGTGGATCTGATCCTCACTCCCAGTCAGGTCCATGGGCCTCTTTTGGAAAAGATGAAATTTGACTACCCTGGTGTTGgaacaaagaaagggaaacatgcatttaatttttttagaaccatgtaaatatatatgactGTATATACATAGATACCAAAAGAAACCATGGGAAAGACACCTTTAAAAATACCAAGGGCATGACACTAATGCATTAATATGTTGCAatgcattcatttaaaatttcGCTTGACAGTATAGTTTTCTTCCTGGTTTTATGTCTGCCGTTTGCCTTTCCTCTGGGCAGCCTTCCTTCCAGGGTAGGAAGCCATGCTGTTCTTCCCATTCTTGATTTTCTGGTAAGGTATTAGATACATTCATAGGCTCTACTTTCTCCAGAGTAGGCATATATTATTTGCCTGGTCATATTTCTACAGTATATCAGTGAACCTCTTCATTAACTTCCAGTAATTATCAGAGAAATTCACTGTTaaagttatattttttattatgtgtattgtgtgtgtcttTATGGGGCTATGTACACATGATTGTAGGAGCCCATGGAAGCCACGCACAGCtgttagatcccttggaaatCGAGTTACAAGTGCTTTTCAGCCACTGGACGTGGGTACttggaatcaaactcgggtccctctgcaagagcagcaagtcctcttgATCATTGGAGTCATCTCTTTGGTCTCAActcctgaaattttttttttttttttttttttttttgccacgaggtgtttttattttcatcaatcatacaaataattttctataatatcCCAGGGCAAACCGGTGAAATTTGGCAGTCCGATTAGTGGGGGGGTCCCCCTTCAGAGACCCGCGGGCCGGTGGCATCGGCGCGGAGTGCCCGGGTTCACAGTGCAGCTTGTGGCTCGCGTCCATCTTGCAGGTGGCTCTTCCTCCACATCACGAGGGGGTCTCGGAGAtgacggggtggggtggggtgggggaatccTCCAGTCTGGGCTTTTAGGAAATTTCACTCCTCTTTTCCTGTTCAATGGTCGCTTTGGTCGGCAGGGTGTTCTTCTCCTGCGTCTCGGTCTTCTTCAGCTTGGCCTTATCGAAGCTGGCGATTTCCCCCATGTCCGGCTTGTCTGCCATTTTCTTACAACTCGTGGAGTCTCGTTCCGAGCTCGCGCTCCAAGTGCTCCCACTCGCCTTGCTGCAGCAAGAGACCAACTcctgaaatttttaaaagacattccATGCAGTGACGTTGTCCTGAGTTGAAATGATAtctcaaaataattgttttatgtaaggtgtgctttctttccttttcagacCCTCCTCATCTTTTCCCTGCCTTCCATCCTCCTGTACCAATTGATGCCAGACATCATGAGGGCCGTTACCATTATGATCCATCTCCTATTCCTCCATTACATGTGTAAGTATTAAAACGTTACCCATTAATAAAATGGATCTAAATACTGGCTTCTATGGCTTCGGGACTCTTAATGCATGTTTTCTGGGCTTTGAAGGTGCAATGGCAGTgtaagattttattaatttttttttttttttttttttttggtaactatctttattcattttttaccAAAACTTAGAAGCAACACAATCTCTGTCATGGGCAAACGGATAAAGTGTAGAAAACACATATGATACATTATCCTGTGTTAAATGCAGATGAGCTGTCCAACCttttaaatgaaggaaaggaaaggaaacttaGGTGTCTGTTACTAAATGAAACCCAGTCTGATGTCTCACTTGTCCAAAAGCTCTGCACGTGTACTTATGTGAGCCCACATTGTCAGGAGCTGGGGCGCGTCTCAGTGAAGACAGAGAGTGGAAGGGTTAGATAGCTTAAACTAGAACTACCTGCATGGTGAGTTCACCATTGCACTTTCTCCCtgattggttttttgttttttttttttaagattttatttttaaagcctaGTAAAGCTCTGCCTTTTCCTCACTCACTGACTCAGACCTTGAGCTTTCTGAGGATGCCTGTCACATGCTTTAGCTGGCCACTGTTTTCTGAATATTTCAATgatgagagacagacagctcTCTCATATAATGTGAGTTATAAACTTAAAGGGTTAAAATTAAACCTTACAAAAGTGGAAGTTTACCACTTACAATATGTTTGGTTGTGATTTAGGTTTGAAGTTCTACATGCTAAAATTTTTGTTACGTGAAGGTTCTGACCAAAGGATTACAGtgaatcaaaac is a window of Chionomys nivalis chromosome 13, mChiNiv1.1, whole genome shotgun sequence DNA encoding:
- the LOC130885954 gene encoding thymosin beta-10-like; this translates as MADKPDMGEIASFDKAKLKKTETQEKNTLPTKATIEQEKRSEIS